From one Eleginops maclovinus isolate JMC-PN-2008 ecotype Puerto Natales chromosome 7, JC_Emac_rtc_rv5, whole genome shotgun sequence genomic stretch:
- the sp3a gene encoding transcription factor Sp3a isoform X1: MTAPEKPIKSEDMAALDVDSSQMDFLQQVQGTGHQDTQPSSPLDLLATTCTKVGSPSSEVDRGAAADVTSDPSTQLTGTDRWEVLTPTTAAKDESGMLQIQSQGILTSNGQYVLPFQNLQSQPIFVTSGTDASSSANSVPNIQYQVIPQFQTADGQLSFSTSGVEGATLTQDATGQIQIMSDGSQSLCVTSTANILNNNQNLISQTGNVQQLQGVSLGSSTFNNHGQVVTNVPMNLPGNITFVPINSVDLDSLGLSGAQTIATGVTADGQLIMTSQPMDGSENLEKTDNHLSQTLPVNDSNANHEIYVPTSSSQLHIPVSESGLLTQDASLSSGVTQQTESSSGLQEGYIQQNQEQSIQVSAAQSIIQLQQVPIQTSNGQMVQSMATGGQNMQNVQLINPGTFIIQAQTVTPSGQIQWQTFQVQGVQNLQNLQLPTTPPQQITLAPVQTLSLGSNQVSIGTGQIPNLQTVTVNTVAQQEGDTINVGDIQIKEEPDSGDWQLSSDSTLNTSDLSHLHVRLVEEDEQLGLEGKRLRRVACTCPNCKESGGRGSSTGKKKQHICHIAGCGKVYGKTSHLRAHLRWHSGERPFVCSWMFCGKRFTRSDELQRHRRTHTGEKKFVCPECSKRFMRSDHLAKHIKTHQNKKAVNSGSAVVASMESAGSSDSIITTAGGTTLILTNIQQGSNTAQDILANAEIPLQLVTTVAASEVME; the protein is encoded by the exons ATGACTG CCCCAGAAAAGCCGATTAAATCAGAAGATATGGCTGCCTTGGACGTGGACAGCAGTCAAATGGACTTTCTGCAGCAGGTACAAGGCACGGGCCACCAG GACACTCAGCCATCATCCCCCCTCGACCTGCTAGCAACCACCTGCACTAAGGTTGGGTCACCGTCTTCAGAGGTggacagaggtgctgcagctgaTGTG aCGTCAGATCCATCTACGCAGCTTACTGGGACTGATAGATGGGAGGTGTTAACCCCCACAACAGCAGCAAAGGATGAATCTGGAATGCTACAGATCCAAAGTCAAGGAATATTAACTTCGAACGGACAGTATGTTCTTCCTTTTCAGAACTTACAGAGTCAGCCAATCTTTGTGACGTCGGGAACAGACGCCTCCTCCTCCGCCAATTCAGTGCCTAACATTCAGTACCAAGTAATTCCTCAGTTTCAGACAGCAGATGGACAGCTGAGCTTCTCCACTTCTGGAGTGGAAGGAGCGACTCTGACTCAGGATGCCACGGGGCAGATTCAGATCATGTCTGATGGTAGCCAGAGTCTCTGTGTAACATCAACTGCAAACATCCTTAATAACAACCAGAACCTCATATCACAGACTGGTAATGTCCAGCAGCTCCAGGGGGTTTCTCTTGGCAGCTCCACCTTCAACAACCACGGCCAGGTTGTTACAAATGTGCCTATGAATTTGCCTGGGAACATTACTTTTGTTCCTATTAACAGTGTGGACTTGGACTCCCTCGGCCTCTCTGGTGCTCAGACTATAGCAACAGGGGTCACTGCCGATGGCCAGCTTATCATGACGAGTCAGCCTATGGACGGCTCAGAGAATCTGGAGAAGACAGATAATCACCTCTCGCAGACACTACCAGTAAATGACTCTAATGCAAATCATGAGATCTATGTGCCAACGTCTTCCTCTCAGCTACACATTCCAGTGAGCGAATCAGGTCTGCTGACGCAAGACGCTTCATTGTCATCGGGGGTTACACAGCAAACAGAATCGAGTTCTGGTCTCCAGGAGGGCTACATCCAACAGAATCAGGAGCAGAGCATCCAAGTGTCGGCAGCTCAGTCCATcatccagctgcagcaggttcCTATTCAGACCTCCAACGGTCAGATGGTCCAGTCCATGGCCACAGGTGGGCAGAACATGCAAAACGTGCAGCTGATCAACCCAGGAACCTTTATCATCCAGGCCCAGACCGTCACGCCGTCGGGTCAGATTCAGTGGCAGACATTTCAGGTGCAGGGTGTGCAGAACCTGCAGAACCTCCAGCTCCCCACAACACCACCCCAGCAGATAACCCTGGCTCCGGTCCAGACTCTGTCACTGGGATCCAATCAAGTCAGCATCGGCACGGGTCAGATTCCCAACCTGCAGACAGTGACGGTAAACACAGTGGCCCAACAAGAAGGAGACACGATCAATGTTGGAG ACATTCAGATAAAAGAAGAGCCCGACTCTGGAGACTGGCAGCTAAGCAGCGACTCCACCCTGAACACCAGCGATCTGTCTCACCTTCACGTCCGGCTGGTGGAGGAGGACGAACAGTTGGGGCTGGAGGGCAAGAGGCTACGCAGAGTGGCCTGTACTTGTCCCAACTGTAAAGAGTCCGGTGGGAG AGGATCCAGCACGgggaagaagaagcagcacaTCTGCCACATCGCTGGCTGTGGGAAAGTATACGGGAAGACATCGCACCTGCGAGCACACCTGCGCTGGCATTCGGGGGAGCGACCTTTTGTCTGCAGCTGGATGTTCTGCGGGAAGAGGTTCACACGCAGCGAcgagctgcagagacacaggaggacacacacag GAGAGAAGAAGTTTGTCTGCCCAGAATGTTCCAAGCGTTTCATGCGGAGCGACCACCTGGCGAAGCACATTAAAACTCATCAGAACAAAAAAGCTGTGAACTCTGGCAGCGCTGTGGTGGCCTCGATGGAATCTGCGGGGTCCTCAGACAGTATCATCACCACGGCAGGCGGGACCACCCTCATCCTCACCAACATCCAGCAGGGATCCAACACCGCCCAGGACATCCTGGCCAACGCAGAGATCCCTCTGCAGCTCGTCACTACGGTAGCCGCCAGCGAAGTCATGGAGTGA
- the sp3a gene encoding transcription factor Sp3a isoform X2: MTAPEKPIKSEDMAALDVDSSQMDFLQQVQGTGHQTSDPSTQLTGTDRWEVLTPTTAAKDESGMLQIQSQGILTSNGQYVLPFQNLQSQPIFVTSGTDASSSANSVPNIQYQVIPQFQTADGQLSFSTSGVEGATLTQDATGQIQIMSDGSQSLCVTSTANILNNNQNLISQTGNVQQLQGVSLGSSTFNNHGQVVTNVPMNLPGNITFVPINSVDLDSLGLSGAQTIATGVTADGQLIMTSQPMDGSENLEKTDNHLSQTLPVNDSNANHEIYVPTSSSQLHIPVSESGLLTQDASLSSGVTQQTESSSGLQEGYIQQNQEQSIQVSAAQSIIQLQQVPIQTSNGQMVQSMATGGQNMQNVQLINPGTFIIQAQTVTPSGQIQWQTFQVQGVQNLQNLQLPTTPPQQITLAPVQTLSLGSNQVSIGTGQIPNLQTVTVNTVAQQEGDTINVGDIQIKEEPDSGDWQLSSDSTLNTSDLSHLHVRLVEEDEQLGLEGKRLRRVACTCPNCKESGGRGSSTGKKKQHICHIAGCGKVYGKTSHLRAHLRWHSGERPFVCSWMFCGKRFTRSDELQRHRRTHTGEKKFVCPECSKRFMRSDHLAKHIKTHQNKKAVNSGSAVVASMESAGSSDSIITTAGGTTLILTNIQQGSNTAQDILANAEIPLQLVTTVAASEVME, encoded by the exons ATGACTG CCCCAGAAAAGCCGATTAAATCAGAAGATATGGCTGCCTTGGACGTGGACAGCAGTCAAATGGACTTTCTGCAGCAGGTACAAGGCACGGGCCACCAG aCGTCAGATCCATCTACGCAGCTTACTGGGACTGATAGATGGGAGGTGTTAACCCCCACAACAGCAGCAAAGGATGAATCTGGAATGCTACAGATCCAAAGTCAAGGAATATTAACTTCGAACGGACAGTATGTTCTTCCTTTTCAGAACTTACAGAGTCAGCCAATCTTTGTGACGTCGGGAACAGACGCCTCCTCCTCCGCCAATTCAGTGCCTAACATTCAGTACCAAGTAATTCCTCAGTTTCAGACAGCAGATGGACAGCTGAGCTTCTCCACTTCTGGAGTGGAAGGAGCGACTCTGACTCAGGATGCCACGGGGCAGATTCAGATCATGTCTGATGGTAGCCAGAGTCTCTGTGTAACATCAACTGCAAACATCCTTAATAACAACCAGAACCTCATATCACAGACTGGTAATGTCCAGCAGCTCCAGGGGGTTTCTCTTGGCAGCTCCACCTTCAACAACCACGGCCAGGTTGTTACAAATGTGCCTATGAATTTGCCTGGGAACATTACTTTTGTTCCTATTAACAGTGTGGACTTGGACTCCCTCGGCCTCTCTGGTGCTCAGACTATAGCAACAGGGGTCACTGCCGATGGCCAGCTTATCATGACGAGTCAGCCTATGGACGGCTCAGAGAATCTGGAGAAGACAGATAATCACCTCTCGCAGACACTACCAGTAAATGACTCTAATGCAAATCATGAGATCTATGTGCCAACGTCTTCCTCTCAGCTACACATTCCAGTGAGCGAATCAGGTCTGCTGACGCAAGACGCTTCATTGTCATCGGGGGTTACACAGCAAACAGAATCGAGTTCTGGTCTCCAGGAGGGCTACATCCAACAGAATCAGGAGCAGAGCATCCAAGTGTCGGCAGCTCAGTCCATcatccagctgcagcaggttcCTATTCAGACCTCCAACGGTCAGATGGTCCAGTCCATGGCCACAGGTGGGCAGAACATGCAAAACGTGCAGCTGATCAACCCAGGAACCTTTATCATCCAGGCCCAGACCGTCACGCCGTCGGGTCAGATTCAGTGGCAGACATTTCAGGTGCAGGGTGTGCAGAACCTGCAGAACCTCCAGCTCCCCACAACACCACCCCAGCAGATAACCCTGGCTCCGGTCCAGACTCTGTCACTGGGATCCAATCAAGTCAGCATCGGCACGGGTCAGATTCCCAACCTGCAGACAGTGACGGTAAACACAGTGGCCCAACAAGAAGGAGACACGATCAATGTTGGAG ACATTCAGATAAAAGAAGAGCCCGACTCTGGAGACTGGCAGCTAAGCAGCGACTCCACCCTGAACACCAGCGATCTGTCTCACCTTCACGTCCGGCTGGTGGAGGAGGACGAACAGTTGGGGCTGGAGGGCAAGAGGCTACGCAGAGTGGCCTGTACTTGTCCCAACTGTAAAGAGTCCGGTGGGAG AGGATCCAGCACGgggaagaagaagcagcacaTCTGCCACATCGCTGGCTGTGGGAAAGTATACGGGAAGACATCGCACCTGCGAGCACACCTGCGCTGGCATTCGGGGGAGCGACCTTTTGTCTGCAGCTGGATGTTCTGCGGGAAGAGGTTCACACGCAGCGAcgagctgcagagacacaggaggacacacacag GAGAGAAGAAGTTTGTCTGCCCAGAATGTTCCAAGCGTTTCATGCGGAGCGACCACCTGGCGAAGCACATTAAAACTCATCAGAACAAAAAAGCTGTGAACTCTGGCAGCGCTGTGGTGGCCTCGATGGAATCTGCGGGGTCCTCAGACAGTATCATCACCACGGCAGGCGGGACCACCCTCATCCTCACCAACATCCAGCAGGGATCCAACACCGCCCAGGACATCCTGGCCAACGCAGAGATCCCTCTGCAGCTCGTCACTACGGTAGCCGCCAGCGAAGTCATGGAGTGA